The following are encoded in a window of Nitrospinota bacterium genomic DNA:
- a CDS encoding universal stress protein yields MAILFKKILVPTDNSENSREAFKYAMNIAEIYEAIIYVVHVIDIDHLEEFYKFETSPYASRVDMKENIVKKEMKETEEFINKNIKGEKGLKIEKIIKKGNPFVKIIIAAREIEADLIVMGTHGRTGLFHVLMGSVAERVVRTAPCPVLTLKTKDFKFKLPCILV; encoded by the coding sequence ATGGCTATTTTATTTAAAAAGATTTTGGTACCAACAGATAATTCAGAGAATTCAAGAGAAGCATTTAAGTATGCCATGAATATAGCAGAAATATATGAAGCGATAATTTATGTTGTTCATGTGATAGATATTGACCATTTAGAAGAGTTCTATAAATTTGAGACAAGTCCATATGCATCTCGTGTAGATATGAAAGAGAATATTGTCAAAAAAGAAATGAAAGAAACAGAGGAATTTATAAATAAGAATATCAAGGGTGAAAAAGGACTTAAGATAGAGAAGATTATAAAAAAGGGAAATCCCTTTGTAAAGATAATTATAGCTGCAAGGGAGATAGAGGCCGATTTGATAGTAATGGGTACCCATGGAAGAACAGGGCTTTTTCATGTTTTGATGGGAAGTGTTGCTGAAAGGGTAGTTAGAACGGCTCCTTGTCCTGTATTAACTCTTAAAACAAAGGATTTTAAATTTAAGTTACCGTGTATATTGGTATAG
- a CDS encoding MBL fold metallo-hydrolase codes for MEGIETFEIEPIDEIKIFDVLGDYAGTEGSVIKDKNGKSILIPYGNYDLFDLKNSLSGAHAFCNYIKITKGKESHYLIFDTGQNGSALEHNTKVLSSLDKDFDPKRTEMLLLSHGHTDHYGNLNKALEIINPDAKREVPLYISGETFWNPRAKIPKESNIETKDYIIYKPDKKQAEERGGKWISSYHPKLLIDNMVLYLGSIRPEAKKIGVAKDYEMKPRPWPKIYTCDNNGNAVSEDHAEEDTSIAFNVKDKGLVVITGCSHAGVNTSLNYARTISGTDKVYCYYGGFHPNTDPEATAKDLLEQNIRYLIPTHCSPSRLINFLWQENNKSEKGFMLTKNHLAPVGHTYIFSSNYQDS; via the coding sequence ATGGAAGGAATCGAAACTTTCGAAATCGAGCCCATTGATGAGATCAAAATATTTGATGTTTTGGGAGATTATGCAGGAACCGAAGGGAGTGTGATTAAAGATAAGAACGGGAAGAGCATTCTCATTCCTTACGGGAACTATGATCTTTTTGATTTAAAGAACAGCCTGAGCGGAGCCCATGCCTTTTGCAACTATATCAAGATTACAAAAGGGAAAGAATCCCACTATTTGATATTTGATACAGGGCAGAATGGGTCCGCATTAGAACACAACACCAAGGTTCTTAGCTCTCTTGACAAGGACTTTGACCCAAAAAGGACGGAGATGCTCCTTCTTAGCCACGGTCATACGGATCACTATGGAAATCTCAATAAAGCTCTTGAGATTATAAATCCCGATGCAAAAAGGGAGGTCCCTCTGTATATCAGCGGGGAGACATTCTGGAACCCAAGGGCTAAAATACCCAAAGAATCAAACATCGAGACAAAGGATTATATTATTTACAAACCGGATAAAAAACAAGCTGAGGAGCGCGGCGGAAAATGGATAAGCTCCTATCATCCAAAGCTTCTCATAGATAATATGGTTCTCTATCTCGGAAGTATCAGGCCTGAAGCAAAAAAAATAGGTGTTGCAAAAGATTATGAGATGAAACCCCGTCCCTGGCCCAAGATATATACATGTGATAATAACGGAAATGCTGTTTCCGAGGATCATGCTGAAGAAGATACCTCTATAGCTTTTAATGTAAAAGACAAGGGTTTGGTTGTTATTACAGGATGCTCCCATGCCGGTGTCAACACCTCTCTGAATTACGCAAGGACCATATCAGGAACAGATAAGGTTTACTGTTATTATGGAGGATTCCATCCAAACACAGATCCAGAAGCTACAGCAAAAGACCTCCTTGAACAAAATATCCGCTATCTGATTCCGACTCACTGTTCCCCTTCTCGTCTTATAAATTTTCTCTGGCAAGAGAACAATAAATCTGAAAAGGGATTTATGCTCACTAAAAACCACTTGGCTCCAGTAGGACATACATACATTTTTTCCAGCAATTATCAAGATTCTTGA